A single genomic interval of Carassius carassius chromosome 24, fCarCar2.1, whole genome shotgun sequence harbors:
- the LOC132103395 gene encoding uncharacterized protein LOC132103395 isoform X1 yields the protein MTLTVSQGEVLMVITATSNPKSRWPLLCHILSSLCYGPVCFASQEMEEKLTDTQRVIGSLQIVIAVMNLVLGLFGIIFFIVNNSPSSIVMPVLQLCVALSFCVLTIKSLFKKGGRAKLVENTTSESRIGKSKYSLPFGHSCGMTLALTQTVMTVQIVVGVMNITMGCFGFVFAFWIDGVFLVVGILCVLAVTFPHPRLLVITVALNVVSAALAITAAVLY from the exons ATGACTCTGACAGTGTCTCAAGGTGAGGTTTTGATGGTCATCACTGCCACCTCAAACCCAAAGAGCAGATGGCCCCTACTGTGTCACATTCTGAGTTCTCTGTGCTACGGTCCAGTGTGTTTTGCATCTCAGGAAATGGAAGAGAAGCTGACAGATACCCAGAGAGTAATTGGA AGTCTACAGATAGTAATTGCAGTCATGAATCTTGTGTTGGGACTTTTTGGCATCATCTTCTTTATTGTTAACAATTCGCCCAGCAGTATT GTGATGCCAGTTCTTCAGCTCTGTGTGGCTCTCAGTTTCTGTGTTTTAACCATAAAATCTTTGTTCAAGAAGGGTGGGAGGGCAAAG TTGGTGGAGAACACAACTTCAGAATCTAGAATTGGAAAAAGCAAATATTCACTTCCGTTTGGTCACAGTTGTGGCATGACTCTTGCATTGACTCAG ACTGTAATGACTGTACAGATAGTGGTTGGTGTCATGAATATCACGATGGGTTGTTTCGGCTTCGTCTTTGCTTTTTGGATCGACGGTGTG TTCCTTGTTGTTGGAATTTTGTGTGTTCTTGCAGTGACATTTCCCCATCCCAGGCTG CTGGTCATCACAGTGGCTCTGAATGTGGTCAGTGCTGCTCTGGCTATCACAGCTGCTGTGCTGTATTGA
- the LOC132103395 gene encoding uncharacterized protein LOC132103395 isoform X2: MTLTVSQGEVLMVITATSNPKSRWPLLCHILSSLCYGPVCFASQEMEEKLTDTQRVIGSLQIVIAVMNLVLGLFGIIFFIVNNSPSSIVMPVLQLCVALSFCVLTIKSLFKKGGRAKLVENTTSESRIGKSKYSLPFGHSCGMTLALTQIVVGVMNITMGCFGFVFAFWIDGVVRVVKHSHHHYYVSK, encoded by the exons ATGACTCTGACAGTGTCTCAAGGTGAGGTTTTGATGGTCATCACTGCCACCTCAAACCCAAAGAGCAGATGGCCCCTACTGTGTCACATTCTGAGTTCTCTGTGCTACGGTCCAGTGTGTTTTGCATCTCAGGAAATGGAAGAGAAGCTGACAGATACCCAGAGAGTAATTGGA AGTCTACAGATAGTAATTGCAGTCATGAATCTTGTGTTGGGACTTTTTGGCATCATCTTCTTTATTGTTAACAATTCGCCCAGCAGTATT GTGATGCCAGTTCTTCAGCTCTGTGTGGCTCTCAGTTTCTGTGTTTTAACCATAAAATCTTTGTTCAAGAAGGGTGGGAGGGCAAAG TTGGTGGAGAACACAACTTCAGAATCTAGAATTGGAAAAAGCAAATATTCACTTCCGTTTGGTCACAGTTGTGGCATGACTCTTGCATTGACTCAG ATAGTGGTTGGTGTCATGAATATCACGATGGGTTGTTTCGGCTTCGTCTTTGCTTTTTGGATCGACGGTGTGGTAAGAGTTGTTAAACATtctcatcatcattattatgtttctaaatga
- the LOC132103397 gene encoding uncharacterized protein LOC132103397 translates to MTLTVSQGEGLTVITVTSNPKSRWPLLCQIVGFLCYSPVCSVSQDIKKGQLKVVHTSFGIVQMLIGVLNIVVGIVFTCVGLYYNMYRMAQGPYWLGSVFLVAGIVCILAARFPNFCLVIIGMVLQIVSAALAITAVVLYSVDLANHHTEYCETYNSYYSSYDYGYGYGHGYRTPSPEISRRNDICLQYRNLIEMIFRGLDIMMIVLSVLQLCVTISFCVLTGKALCKNDEDAKSVEDPELHKPLVEDDTAGAA, encoded by the exons ATGACTCTGACAGTGTCTCAAGGTGAGGGTTTGACGGTCATCACCGTCACCTCAAACCCAAAGAGCAGATGGCCCCTACTGTGTCAGATTGTGGGTTTTCTGTGCTACAGTCCAGTCTGTTCTGTATCCCAAGACATCAAAAAAGGGCAACTGAAGGTTGTCCACACAAGTTTTGGA ATTGTGCAGATGTTAATTGGAGTCCTCAATATTGTGGTGGGGATTGTGTTTACATGCGTCGGGTTGTACTATAACATGTATAGAATGGCCCAGGGACCCTACTGGCTCGGTAGTGTG TTCCTTGTTGCTGGAATCGTGTGTATTCTTGCAGCTAGGTTTCCCAATTTTTGTCTG GTGATAATCGGGATGGTTTTGCAAATAGTCAGTGCTGCACTGGCTATCACTGCTGTTGTGCTGTATTCAGTGGACCTTGCAAATCATCATACGGAATACTGTGAAACCTACAATTCTTATTATTCAAGTTATGATTATGGTTATGGTTACGGTCATGGTTATAGAACACCTTCCCCAGAAATTAGTAGAAGAAATGACATCTGTCTGCAATACAGGAACCTCATTGAG ATGATCTTCAGAGGACTAGATATCATGATGATAGTGCTGTCGGTCCTTCAGCTCTGTGTGACCATCAGTTTCTGTGTTTTGACTGGAAAAGCTTTGTGCAAGAATGATGAAGATGCAAAG TCGGTGGAGGATCCAGAACTTCACAAGCCGCTCGTGGAAGATGACACTGCGGGTGCTGCATGA